The DNA region TCGGCGAAGGTTCAAACCTTGCCTTCCTTGTGTTGCGTGTGAACGCGGCACGCGGGGCAGAACTTCTTCCTGGAAAGCTTGTCGGTCGAGAGCTTCTTGTT from Candidatus Limnocylindrales bacterium includes:
- the rpmG gene encoding 50S ribosomal protein L33 → MRDQIVLACEACKRKNYRASRNKKLSTDKLSRKKFCPACRVHTQHKEGKV